A genomic window from Flintibacter sp. KGMB00164 includes:
- a CDS encoding PBSX family phage terminase large subunit, whose translation MKPLIFSKKQRRVLTWWRPNSPFRNYQTIICDGAVRSGKTLCTGLSFFCWAMSCYQDKTFALCGKSIPSVRRNLLSDLLPILRQLGFSCRERTSRNQLTVTMGHRSNTFYLFGGLDERSAALVQGITLAGALLDEVALMPRSFVEQVCARCSVEGSKLWFSCNPESPAHWFYQEWIQKAEAKKVLRLSFAMTDNPSLSPAMLERYRTMFQGAFYRRFVLGEWVNAEGLVYDFFSQDLVREPPLDVSGPFYVSCDYGTVNPTSMGLWGRKNGVWYRLEEYYYNSRQARRQKTDQEYADDLEALVKGRPLEAVVVDPSAASFIEVLRRRGLPVRKAHNDVLSGIRLTARLLKEGKLVICSPCRDAIREFGLYRWDTSGSGGDRVVKEHDHSMDDIRYFASTIAAGNSGGFFAGSVERTGF comes from the coding sequence ATGAAGCCTCTCATCTTCTCCAAAAAACAGCGGCGGGTACTCACCTGGTGGCGGCCCAACTCTCCCTTCCGAAATTACCAGACCATCATCTGCGACGGTGCCGTGCGCAGCGGCAAGACCCTGTGTACCGGTCTTTCCTTTTTCTGCTGGGCCATGAGCTGCTATCAGGACAAAACCTTTGCCCTGTGCGGCAAATCCATCCCCTCGGTGCGGCGCAACCTTCTCAGCGACCTGCTGCCTATCTTAAGACAGCTTGGTTTTTCCTGCCGGGAACGCACCTCCCGCAACCAGCTCACCGTCACTATGGGCCACCGCAGCAACACCTTCTATCTGTTCGGCGGCCTGGATGAGCGCTCCGCCGCCCTGGTCCAGGGCATTACCCTGGCCGGGGCACTGCTGGATGAGGTAGCCCTGATGCCCCGCTCCTTTGTAGAGCAGGTGTGCGCCCGGTGCTCGGTGGAGGGAAGCAAGCTGTGGTTCTCCTGCAACCCGGAGAGTCCCGCCCATTGGTTTTACCAGGAATGGATCCAAAAAGCGGAGGCAAAGAAAGTGCTGCGCCTGTCCTTTGCCATGACGGACAACCCCAGCCTCTCCCCCGCTATGCTGGAGCGCTACCGTACCATGTTCCAGGGAGCCTTCTACCGCCGGTTCGTGCTGGGAGAGTGGGTAAACGCAGAGGGGCTGGTGTACGACTTCTTCTCTCAGGACCTGGTGCGGGAACCACCCCTGGATGTGAGCGGCCCCTTCTACGTCTCCTGCGACTATGGAACGGTGAACCCCACCTCCATGGGACTTTGGGGGAGGAAAAACGGGGTGTGGTACCGGCTGGAGGAGTACTACTACAACTCCCGCCAGGCACGCAGGCAAAAGACCGACCAGGAGTACGCCGACGACCTGGAGGCCCTGGTCAAGGGCCGTCCTCTGGAGGCGGTGGTGGTGGACCCTTCCGCCGCTAGCTTCATTGAGGTACTGCGGCGGCGGGGGTTGCCGGTGCGGAAAGCTCACAACGATGTTCTCTCCGGAATCCGGCTCACCGCCCGGCTTCTCAAAGAGGGAAAGCTGGTCATCTGCTCCCCCTGCCGGGACGCCATCCGGGAGTTCGGCCTGTACCGCTGGGACACCAGCGGCAGCGGCGGCGACCGGGTGGTAAAAGAACATGACCACTCCATGGACGACATTCGATACTTCGCTTCTACCATTGCCGCCGGAAATTCCGGCGGTTTTTTCGCGGGAAGTGTGGAGCGAACCGGATTTTAG
- a CDS encoding phage portal protein: MKWFEKKKPAGKPPQVQLRDWERHPFGVLDQYVPLRSGEIALYRSIREAVPILDAAIWKLVRLCGGVQIRCGDPRAQQGLSRFLATVDTGRGQQGIQSFLDQYLDCMITCGQGVGEMVLDPQGKSIAAVLCADPALVEIREGDSPLDFRLCVRENGGEPKELPWQQLLLFTPFQPEAEHPYGVSMLRSMPFLTGVLLKIYQALGQNWERVGNLRFAVVCKPDENSPLSAQERGEQVASQWSQAMQSSRQGAVRDFVAVGDVDIKVIGADNQILDSEVPVRQILEQLVAKTGIPPFLLGLSWSSTERMSAQQADLLTSEITAIRRSLEPMLRRICRLWLRLGGYDDQVSIEWEDINLQDIVEEARAQLLHAQAEEIGREAS, translated from the coding sequence TTGAAATGGTTTGAGAAGAAAAAGCCAGCAGGGAAACCCCCTCAGGTCCAGCTGCGGGACTGGGAACGCCACCCCTTTGGGGTGCTGGACCAGTATGTACCTTTGCGTAGTGGGGAGATCGCCCTCTACCGCTCCATCCGGGAGGCAGTGCCCATTCTGGACGCAGCCATTTGGAAGCTGGTGCGGCTGTGCGGCGGGGTGCAGATCCGCTGCGGGGATCCCCGGGCTCAGCAGGGACTGAGCCGTTTTTTGGCCACCGTGGACACCGGCCGGGGACAGCAGGGCATCCAGTCCTTTTTGGACCAATACCTGGACTGCATGATCACCTGCGGCCAGGGCGTGGGCGAGATGGTGCTGGACCCCCAGGGAAAATCCATTGCCGCTGTGCTGTGCGCCGACCCCGCCCTGGTGGAGATTCGGGAGGGGGACTCTCCCCTGGATTTCCGCCTGTGCGTGCGGGAAAACGGGGGTGAACCTAAGGAGCTGCCCTGGCAGCAGCTGCTGCTCTTCACCCCCTTCCAGCCGGAGGCGGAGCATCCCTACGGCGTATCCATGCTGCGCTCCATGCCTTTTCTCACCGGGGTACTGCTGAAAATCTACCAAGCTCTGGGCCAGAACTGGGAGCGGGTGGGCAACCTGCGCTTTGCTGTGGTATGCAAACCCGACGAGAACAGCCCACTCTCTGCCCAGGAACGAGGTGAGCAGGTAGCCAGCCAGTGGTCCCAGGCCATGCAGTCCTCCCGCCAGGGGGCAGTGCGGGACTTTGTGGCAGTGGGCGATGTAGACATCAAGGTCATCGGGGCGGACAACCAGATCTTGGACAGCGAGGTCCCGGTGCGTCAGATCCTGGAGCAGTTAGTGGCCAAGACGGGCATCCCCCCCTTCCTGCTGGGGCTGTCCTGGTCGTCCACCGAGCGCATGAGCGCCCAGCAGGCCGACCTGCTCACCAGTGAAATTACCGCCATCCGCCGCAGCCTGGAGCCTATGCTCCGGCGGATCTGCCGGCTGTGGCTGCGCCTGGGCGGCTATGACGACCAAGTGAGCATTGAGTGGGAGGACATTAACCTCCAGGACATCGTAGAGGAGGCCCGGGCACAGCTGCTCCACGCCCAGGCAGAAGAGATTGGGAGGGAAGCAAGTTGA
- a CDS encoding phage major capsid protein encodes MANRYDTLKLEKGMYQEAGSTFTQVLERLDPSEQYKGTSLEGLDAFQRQLKRFDIKVKGAGCDAVEKFFRTSDAAVLFPEYIARSVRQGMDESNLIPSITAATTNFDGMDYRSIAAKAGGEEKELRAVDEGAAIPSTTIKVQANLIKLHKRGRMLVASYESVRYRKLDLFSVTLRQIGSHIAQMLLADGVDVLINGDGNNNAADVFTTAASDTLTYDDLVDFWAKFEPYEMNTLLVSPDVMVKLLKLPEFQNPLTGLNFQGTGKLSTPLGANLLRTSVLPEKTAVGLDKRYALELIQGSDVMVEYDKLIDRQLERAAITTISGFAKIFQEASHVLKVQA; translated from the coding sequence ATGGCCAATCGTTATGACACTTTGAAGCTGGAGAAGGGCATGTATCAGGAGGCGGGTAGCACCTTTACCCAGGTGCTGGAGCGCCTGGACCCCTCCGAGCAGTATAAGGGCACTAGTCTGGAGGGTCTGGACGCCTTTCAGCGCCAGCTCAAGCGCTTTGACATCAAGGTAAAGGGCGCGGGCTGCGACGCAGTGGAGAAGTTCTTCCGCACCTCCGACGCCGCCGTCCTTTTCCCTGAGTACATCGCCCGTTCCGTGCGTCAGGGCATGGACGAGAGCAACCTTATCCCCTCCATCACTGCCGCCACCACCAACTTTGACGGTATGGACTACCGCTCCATTGCCGCCAAGGCCGGCGGCGAGGAGAAGGAGCTGCGGGCGGTAGACGAGGGCGCCGCCATCCCCAGCACCACCATCAAGGTGCAGGCTAACCTCATTAAGCTGCACAAGCGCGGCCGCATGCTGGTGGCCTCCTACGAGTCGGTGCGCTACCGCAAGCTGGACCTGTTCTCCGTCACCCTGCGTCAGATCGGCTCCCACATCGCCCAGATGCTGCTGGCTGACGGCGTGGATGTGCTGATCAACGGCGACGGCAACAACAACGCCGCCGACGTGTTCACCACCGCCGCCTCCGACACCCTGACCTACGACGATCTGGTGGACTTCTGGGCCAAGTTTGAGCCCTACGAGATGAACACCCTGCTGGTAAGCCCCGATGTGATGGTGAAGCTGCTGAAGCTCCCCGAGTTCCAGAACCCCCTCACCGGCCTCAACTTCCAGGGCACCGGCAAGCTGTCCACCCCCCTGGGCGCCAACCTGCTGCGCACCAGCGTGCTGCCCGAGAAGACGGCAGTGGGGCTGGACAAGCGCTACGCCCTGGAGCTCATTCAGGGCAGCGACGTGATGGTGGAGTACGACAAGCTCATTGACCGCCAGCTGGAGCGGGCGGCTATCACCACCATCAGCGGCTTTGCGAAGATCTTCCAGGAGGCCTCCCACGTGCTGAAGGTGCAGGCATGA
- a CDS encoding molybdopterin oxidoreductase gives MLRAFGALPTEARARQMRDRDYLWCLTHMVLDREEELERLCPSCLAQSQQGLCPGCGRPIGIVEGGVNPNFDLQRFAALGKGETK, from the coding sequence GTGCTGCGGGCCTTTGGCGCTCTGCCCACCGAGGCGCGGGCCCGGCAGATGCGGGACCGGGACTATCTGTGGTGTCTTACCCACATGGTATTGGACCGGGAGGAGGAGCTGGAGCGCCTGTGCCCCAGCTGCCTGGCTCAGAGCCAGCAGGGCCTGTGTCCCGGCTGCGGCCGGCCCATCGGGATAGTGGAGGGTGGGGTAAATCCCAACTTTGATCTCCAGCGGTTTGCAGCTCTTGGGAAGGGGGAGACGAAATGA
- a CDS encoding LysM peptidoglycan-binding domain-containing protein: MLLTPMRYKEYVWPHNPRVYSIDYERIMAVNKVPFGLYYLQDLGRTRRVMKGEGEFIGEDAYTQFGQLANVFYSGGPGQLIHPLWQTANAYFVSLRLEQEPMRDYVRYSFEFWEEANYYSGQVRTWPAQTSQSSGSDQAAQAIPVYYQVVKGDTLWSIAMRYGMALSDLIALNPQIKNPNLIHIGDEVRVS; the protein is encoded by the coding sequence TTGCTTTTGACCCCCATGCGCTACAAGGAGTACGTCTGGCCCCACAATCCCAGGGTGTACTCCATCGACTATGAACGGATCATGGCGGTAAACAAGGTACCCTTTGGTCTTTACTACCTGCAGGATCTGGGACGGACCCGGCGGGTGATGAAGGGCGAGGGTGAATTCATCGGCGAGGACGCCTATACCCAGTTTGGCCAGTTGGCCAACGTGTTTTATTCCGGCGGCCCAGGCCAGCTTATCCACCCCCTGTGGCAGACCGCCAACGCCTATTTTGTCTCCCTGCGGCTGGAGCAGGAGCCTATGCGGGACTATGTGCGCTACTCCTTTGAATTTTGGGAGGAGGCCAACTATTACAGCGGCCAGGTGCGCACCTGGCCTGCCCAGACCAGCCAAAGTTCCGGCTCGGACCAGGCTGCTCAGGCCATCCCCGTCTATTACCAGGTGGTAAAGGGGGATACTCTGTGGTCCATCGCCATGCGCTACGGCATGGCACTGAGCGATCTTATTGCGCTCAATCCCCAGATCAAAAACCCCAACCTCATTCACATCGGAGATGAGGTGAGGGTATCGTGA
- a CDS encoding phage tail sheath C-terminal domain-containing protein, which yields MNLTTHERPGVYSSYDASTLVRGSGGHKTVGLAAINSTASAGVPITVTSYEAAVAAFGSQEGKQDMAELIRIALLNGAAAVVAVPVTNEEGYQAAFDTLGGLENISVMLCDSTTLTVQQALRDSVLSASAARRERIAVVGAAAGEEVSALVERAKGFNCERMVLVAPGSVDGEDAAQDGLSAAAAVAGAIAAQSDPAIPLGGAELLGLKGLSAQYSDNDIDLLVRGGVTPLESVSGQVGVVRGVTTRTSSGEVEDTTWRELSTILIVDDVIPTLRDSLRSKFRRAKNTAQSRGAIRTQVVLELENKKSREIITDYDQVTVSAHPDDPTVCLVDFTFTVTHGLNQIWLTAHIVI from the coding sequence ATGAATTTGACCACTCACGAGCGCCCCGGCGTCTACTCCTCCTATGACGCCTCCACCCTGGTGCGGGGCAGCGGAGGACACAAGACGGTGGGCCTGGCGGCCATCAATTCCACAGCTTCCGCCGGGGTGCCCATCACCGTGACCAGCTACGAGGCGGCGGTGGCCGCTTTCGGCAGCCAGGAGGGCAAGCAGGACATGGCCGAGCTCATCCGCATTGCCCTGCTCAACGGCGCGGCCGCGGTGGTAGCCGTTCCGGTTACCAATGAGGAGGGCTATCAGGCCGCGTTTGACACCCTGGGCGGTCTGGAAAATATCAGCGTGATGCTGTGTGACAGCACAACTCTGACAGTGCAGCAGGCCCTGCGTGACAGTGTACTGTCCGCCAGCGCCGCTCGCCGGGAGCGTATTGCTGTGGTTGGCGCCGCCGCAGGCGAGGAGGTGTCCGCCCTGGTGGAGCGGGCCAAGGGGTTCAACTGCGAGCGTATGGTACTGGTGGCTCCCGGCAGTGTGGACGGTGAGGATGCCGCTCAGGACGGACTGAGCGCCGCGGCCGCCGTAGCCGGGGCCATTGCCGCCCAGTCTGACCCCGCCATTCCTCTGGGCGGCGCGGAGCTACTTGGTCTGAAGGGGCTGAGTGCGCAGTACAGTGACAACGACATCGACCTGCTGGTACGGGGCGGCGTGACCCCTCTGGAGAGCGTCAGCGGTCAGGTTGGTGTGGTGCGCGGCGTCACCACCCGCACCTCCAGCGGCGAGGTGGAAGACACCACCTGGCGGGAGCTGTCCACCATTCTTATTGTGGACGATGTGATCCCCACCCTGCGTGACAGCCTGCGCAGCAAGTTCCGCCGGGCCAAGAACACCGCCCAGAGCCGGGGCGCCATCCGCACCCAGGTAGTGCTGGAACTGGAGAACAAAAAGAGCCGGGAGATCATCACCGACTACGACCAGGTCACCGTCTCCGCCCACCCCGATGATCCTACCGTGTGCCTGGTGGACTTTACCTTCACCGTCACCCACGGTCTCAACCAGATCTGGCTGACCGCCCACATTGTCATTTAA
- a CDS encoding XRE family transcriptional regulator, whose protein sequence is MKRNKKPLDREQLLEQMRALACAKVNDAVKLAYLPEEEREAIGKLDLSALIEFRRSGAGTVELKFADRMKALERLLELSGPSGEEQLDSLFQRMEDEEE, encoded by the coding sequence GTGAAACGAAACAAGAAACCGCTGGATCGGGAGCAGCTGCTGGAGCAGATGCGCGCCCTGGCCTGCGCCAAGGTAAACGATGCGGTGAAGCTGGCCTACCTGCCCGAGGAGGAACGGGAGGCCATCGGAAAGCTGGACCTGTCCGCCCTGATCGAATTTCGGCGCAGCGGTGCCGGAACGGTGGAACTGAAATTCGCCGACCGGATGAAGGCCTTGGAGCGGCTACTGGAGCTGAGCGGCCCCAGCGGAGAGGAGCAGCTGGATTCCCTTTTCCAGCGCATGGAGGATGAGGAGGAATGA